CCATGCCAACGAATTCTACATGTACTTCGTTTCGGAAGAGTAAATTTAATATTCCTCGTAAGCCGATGCCTGTCTCCCATGCAGATGTAATAACCTTCATTGTAGATTTGTTGTTACATACCTTTTGCCATGTCTCTGTTCCATAAAGTATAGAGGGTTTAATTACAAAGACTATGTTCTCTAAATAATTTTTGCATATACTTTCTAATGCAATGTTCCATGTCTCAAGGAATTCGTCAATCCCTGCTTTGATAGGTGATGTATTAAGGTAGGTTGGTAATTCCTCCAATGTTTTAACTGGATCCTCGATATACAGTATTCTTTTATTTTCAATCTGTGCTGTAAGATCTAATGTTTGGTGTAGTGTCCATTGTCGGTTTAAGTCTAAAACGATTTGGGCTTCATTCCCGATTATTTTTTGTATCTGGGTTATTAACTCAACAGCGGTTGTTAAAGGATATTCCCCTATTTTTAGTTTAAAAATAGAATAGCCCTGATTTCTTTTCCGTTCGGCTTCTTCAAGGATTGTAGGAAACTCGCCTGCGAGAAGTGCGTTCATTTTTATAGGTGTGTCAGAGTAGTTATCTACATTGCAATTTAGACAATTAATTGCACTAACAGTGGCAAATTTTATTTCTGGACATTTATCCAGAAAGGACAAATCAATCTTACCTAAAAAATGTTTATAATTTTTTTCTATCCATTCTATACATCTTTTTATTTTTTCTTCTGTTGGTGGTAGAAGAGAGATTTCTCCCCATGCTTCGT
This Candidatus Hydrogenedens sp. DNA region includes the following protein-coding sequences:
- a CDS encoding enolase C-terminal domain-like protein; the protein is MKKSVYIRKLSLYRYEIPLKTTIFIRGLPFSSKQGLVIKFEDTEANEAWGEISLLPPTEEKIKRCIEWIEKNYKHFLGKIDLSFLDKCPEIKFATVSAINCLNCNVDNYSDTPIKMNALLAGEFPTILEEAERKRNQGYSIFKLKIGEYPLTTAVELITQIQKIIGNEAQIVLDLNRQWTLHQTLDLTAQIENKRILYIEDPVKTLEELPTYLNTSPIKAGIDEFLETWNIALESICKNYLENIVFVIKPSILYGTETWQKVCNNKSTMKVITSAWETGIGLRGILNLLFRNEVHVEFVGMDTYSYLEHDIITPPLSLTFPQISPSTIKEPFSIIQHQLETILSCKK